From Psychrobacillus sp. FSL K6-2836, a single genomic window includes:
- the deoC gene encoding deoxyribose-phosphate aldolase, producing MTENIAALIDHTLLKQDATKNQIEKLCEEAKTYTFASVCVNPTWVNLSASLLKESPVKVCTVIGFPLGASTSAVKAFETTDAIENGADEIDMVLNVGALKDQDYNLVQKDIEAVVTAAKDKAIVKVILETCLLTNEEIIKASELSKAAGADFVKTSTGFSTGGATIEAVKLMRETVGPNLGVKASGGVRSLADVEAMVEVGATRIGASSGVEIVKGLESKSDY from the coding sequence ATGACTGAAAATATTGCAGCATTAATTGATCATACATTACTAAAACAAGACGCAACTAAAAACCAAATTGAAAAACTATGTGAGGAAGCGAAAACGTATACCTTTGCATCCGTATGTGTCAACCCTACTTGGGTAAATTTAAGTGCATCCCTACTTAAAGAAAGTCCTGTGAAGGTTTGTACTGTTATTGGATTCCCTTTAGGTGCAAGTACATCAGCAGTTAAAGCATTTGAAACTACAGATGCTATTGAAAATGGTGCAGATGAAATTGATATGGTATTAAATGTTGGTGCATTAAAAGACCAAGATTATAACTTAGTACAAAAAGATATCGAAGCAGTAGTTACTGCTGCAAAAGATAAAGCAATTGTTAAAGTTATTTTAGAAACTTGTTTATTAACAAATGAAGAAATTATTAAAGCAAGTGAATTATCTAAAGCAGCAGGAGCAGACTTTGTAAAAACTTCTACCGGTTTTTCTACTGGAGGAGCAACAATTGAAGCAGTAAAACTAATGCGCGAAACTGTAGGGCCGAACTTAGGAGTGAAAGCTTCTGGTGGAGTAAGAAGCTTAGCAGATGTTGAAGCGATGGTTGAAGTTGGCGCAACAAGAATTGGTGCAAGCTCTGGAGTAGAAATTGTAAAAGGTTTAGAAAGTAAATCTGATTATTAA
- the rpsU gene encoding 30S ribosomal protein S21: MSKTVVRKNESLEDALRRFKRTVSKSGTIQEVRKREFYEKPSVKRKKKSEAARKRKF, translated from the coding sequence ATGTCAAAAACTGTCGTTCGTAAAAACGAATCGCTTGAAGATGCTCTTCGCCGCTTCAAACGTACTGTATCTAAAAGTGGTACAATTCAAGAGGTAAGAAAGCGCGAGTTTTATGAAAAGCCAAGCGTAAAGCGTAAAAAGAAATCTGAAGCTGCCCGTAAACGTAAATTCTAA
- a CDS encoding NfeD family protein has protein sequence MMIPFVTAQSTVVYKVPVYKEVEKGLYAFLKRSIHEAEEAEAEAIIFEINTPGGFVDSAEDIANLLDSTPIRKIAYINSEALSAGAYLALHTDEIYMSPGGTIGAAAVIDSSGNTADEKANSAWKAKMKNAAELTEKDPKYAQAMADDSVDLPEYRAPVGKLLTLSSAEALEVGYSEATVSSFDELLQVTNLAGAKVIETEETFMESLARFITNPIIVPILLSIASLGLIVELYSPGFGVAGTMGLISLVLFFFGHLVAGLAGYETIIIFVIGIILIIGEFFLPGGISGILGAAAIIVSIVLAGGDIEQMIIAVIIALSVAIVGMVIIMKFFGKELKVLNKVILSDATTTEKGYVSNKNRVELVGKVAVTMTPLRPAGTIRIDNERIDAVSDGSFIGKDKHVKIIKVEGSRIVVREAVEGEAT, from the coding sequence ATGATGATCCCCTTTGTTACAGCACAATCTACGGTGGTTTACAAAGTACCTGTATACAAAGAAGTAGAAAAAGGATTGTATGCTTTTCTTAAACGTTCTATTCATGAGGCAGAAGAGGCTGAAGCAGAGGCAATTATTTTTGAGATTAATACACCTGGAGGCTTTGTAGATTCTGCAGAAGATATTGCAAATTTATTGGATTCAACACCCATTCGTAAAATTGCGTATATTAACTCAGAAGCATTATCAGCGGGTGCATATTTAGCGCTTCATACAGATGAAATTTATATGTCTCCAGGTGGAACGATCGGTGCAGCTGCAGTCATTGACAGTAGTGGAAACACTGCGGATGAAAAAGCGAACAGTGCATGGAAAGCTAAAATGAAAAACGCTGCCGAGCTAACCGAGAAAGATCCTAAATATGCTCAAGCAATGGCAGATGATTCTGTTGACTTACCTGAATACAGAGCCCCTGTTGGCAAATTATTGACGCTTTCTTCAGCTGAGGCTTTAGAGGTAGGATATTCAGAAGCAACAGTTAGCTCATTTGATGAACTACTTCAAGTTACTAACCTTGCTGGAGCGAAAGTGATAGAAACAGAAGAAACCTTTATGGAATCGCTTGCCCGTTTTATAACAAATCCAATCATAGTACCGATTTTATTATCTATAGCTAGTTTGGGTTTAATCGTCGAGCTTTATTCACCTGGGTTTGGTGTTGCAGGTACAATGGGACTTATCTCGTTAGTTCTTTTCTTTTTTGGACATTTAGTTGCAGGTCTAGCTGGTTATGAAACGATAATTATTTTTGTTATTGGTATCATACTTATTATTGGAGAGTTCTTCCTGCCCGGAGGAATTAGTGGTATATTAGGGGCGGCAGCTATTATTGTGAGTATAGTATTAGCTGGTGGCGATATTGAGCAAATGATTATCGCTGTTATTATTGCTTTATCAGTAGCTATAGTGGGAATGGTGATTATTATGAAGTTCTTTGGTAAGGAACTAAAAGTGTTGAATAAAGTGATTCTGTCGGATGCGACAACAACGGAAAAAGGATATGTTTCCAATAAAAATCGGGTGGAACTAGTCGGAAAAGTTGCCGTGACCATGACACCACTTAGACCTGCTGGAACTATACGTATCGATAATGAAAGAATTGATGCAGTTTCAGATGGAAGTTTTATTGGGAAAGATAAGCATGTTAAAATTATTAAAGTAGAAGGCTCTCGTATAGTTGTACGAGAAGCGGTAGAAGGGGAGGCAACATAA
- the floA gene encoding flotillin-like protein FloA (flotillin-like protein involved in membrane lipid rafts), with amino-acid sequence MITGSTITLIVVIVLAFIVLSVFFTFFPITLWISALAAGVKISIFTLVGMRLRRVIPSRIVNPLIKAHKAGLEVAINQLESHYLAGGNVDRVVNALIAAHRANIELTFERAAAIDLAGRDVLEAVQMSVNPKVIETPFIAGVAMNGIEVKAKARITVRANIDRLVGGAGEETIVARVGEGIISTIGSSVSHERVLENPDLISQTVLGKGLDSGTAFEILSIDIADVDIGKNIGAELQTEQAEADKKIAQAKAEERRAMAVASEQEMKAKVVEMRSKVVEAEAAVPLAMAEALRDGNIGVMDYMNYNNIKADTGMRDSISKVGGDKPSTDELK; translated from the coding sequence ATGATTACAGGATCAACAATTACTTTAATCGTCGTTATAGTACTTGCATTTATAGTACTATCAGTATTTTTCACGTTTTTCCCAATTACGCTATGGATTTCTGCATTAGCGGCAGGGGTAAAAATTAGTATTTTTACATTAGTAGGGATGAGGTTACGTCGAGTTATACCTTCTCGTATCGTTAATCCGTTGATCAAAGCACATAAGGCTGGACTTGAAGTTGCTATTAACCAATTGGAAAGTCATTACTTGGCTGGTGGTAATGTAGACCGTGTTGTCAACGCATTAATTGCTGCACATCGTGCTAATATTGAACTAACATTTGAAAGAGCTGCAGCAATCGATCTTGCGGGTCGTGACGTTTTAGAAGCGGTTCAAATGTCTGTAAATCCAAAAGTTATTGAAACACCATTTATCGCAGGTGTTGCGATGAACGGTATTGAAGTAAAAGCAAAGGCACGTATTACAGTTCGTGCAAATATTGACCGATTAGTCGGTGGTGCAGGTGAAGAAACAATTGTGGCCCGTGTAGGTGAAGGGATCATTTCTACAATTGGTTCTAGTGTAAGTCATGAACGAGTATTAGAAAATCCAGATTTAATTTCTCAAACAGTTTTAGGAAAAGGGTTAGATTCAGGAACTGCCTTCGAAATTCTATCAATTGATATTGCGGATGTTGATATCGGAAAAAACATCGGAGCAGAATTACAAACAGAGCAAGCTGAGGCAGATAAGAAAATTGCCCAGGCAAAAGCAGAAGAACGTCGTGCAATGGCTGTAGCATCTGAACAAGAGATGAAAGCAAAAGTTGTAGAGATGCGTTCGAAAGTTGTAGAAGCGGAAGCGGCTGTTCCATTAGCAATGGCTGAAGCACTTCGTGATGGTAATATCGGTGTTATGGATTACATGAATTATAATAATATCAAAGCAGATACTGGTATGAGAGATTCTATTAGTAAGGTCGGCGGAGATAAACCTTCAACCGACGAGCTAAAATAA
- a CDS encoding sporulation protein YqfD, with the protein MRRLIKIQAPISTDQFTLYKSLKEQNIEVYQLHTNENHISFSIQAKDLKAFRKVRKKLKLSIKLEDELKESTISIYSASVIGVFFFLVIPVLFAQFIWTINIDSDSPESNILLTEQLKEIGIKERMIASKLPAEQEIRQNILLKHKEYSWVHFSKSGSTFTVTPMLAPPQTEKELKDAPAVNLVAKRGGVITDFTLTKGVRAVEKNIAVKKGDVLVNGFVTQGNKRIITSAEGKVYASYWIELSFELPTQVAVTNPNAKELIIQKKVDDKQVFWKEIQLPAFIQKYVQAGYVQKSHQITYSLTEESIEHLIRPLLFQKIIKELPTGTQLLEDKVLQVSIQDDKVKGKILLLINENIAIPHVIPQGD; encoded by the coding sequence ATGAGGCGTCTTATTAAAATACAAGCACCAATTTCTACAGATCAATTTACTCTTTATAAAAGTTTAAAGGAACAAAATATCGAAGTTTATCAGCTTCATACAAACGAAAATCATATTAGTTTTTCGATTCAAGCAAAAGATTTGAAGGCTTTTCGTAAAGTAAGGAAAAAACTAAAACTGTCGATCAAATTGGAGGATGAACTAAAAGAGAGTACTATTTCTATTTACTCGGCATCTGTTATAGGGGTATTCTTTTTTTTAGTAATTCCCGTGTTATTTGCGCAATTCATCTGGACTATTAATATTGATTCGGATTCACCTGAAAGTAATATATTGCTAACTGAACAATTAAAAGAAATAGGTATTAAAGAGAGAATGATTGCATCTAAACTGCCAGCGGAACAAGAGATACGTCAAAATATATTATTAAAGCATAAAGAGTATTCTTGGGTTCACTTTTCAAAATCAGGCTCCACCTTTACGGTGACTCCAATGCTGGCACCTCCTCAAACAGAAAAAGAGCTTAAAGATGCACCTGCTGTGAATCTGGTAGCAAAGAGAGGTGGAGTAATAACAGATTTTACTCTAACAAAAGGTGTGAGGGCAGTTGAAAAAAATATTGCTGTAAAAAAAGGAGATGTCCTAGTAAATGGCTTTGTCACTCAAGGAAACAAAAGGATTATTACTAGCGCAGAGGGAAAGGTATATGCCAGTTATTGGATAGAACTATCATTTGAATTACCAACGCAAGTTGCTGTTACAAATCCGAACGCAAAGGAATTGATCATACAAAAAAAAGTGGATGACAAACAAGTGTTTTGGAAGGAAATACAGTTACCTGCTTTCATTCAAAAGTATGTTCAAGCTGGTTATGTACAAAAGAGTCATCAAATAACCTATTCGCTGACCGAAGAATCCATTGAACATCTTATACGCCCGCTACTATTTCAAAAAATTATTAAAGAATTACCAACTGGAACGCAATTATTAGAAGATAAAGTTTTACAGGTATCAATACAAGATGATAAAGTAAAAGGGAAGATACTTTTACTGATTAATGAAAATATTGCAATACCACATGTTATACCCCAAGGAGACTAA
- a CDS encoding PhoH family protein — protein MSEQKQLAINLQDPAEAVMLLGISDKNVKLIEAELKVQLITRGEQIQIIGEEKNVEDARQLMIQLLAVIRKGININLRDVSSAIEMSLNGTIEYFSSLYDEEIARNTKGKAIRAKTIGQREYIQGIRHTDLTFGIGPAGTGKTYLAVVMATQALKNAHVKKIILTRPAVEAGESLGFLPGDLKEKVDPYLRPLYDALHDVLGTEQTDRLMERGTIEIAPLAYMRGRTLDDAFVILDEAQNTTKAQMKMFLTRLGFGSKMVITGDKTQIDLPKGAESGLIVTEKILQNVAGIHFQYLEQGDVVRHPLVAKIIQAYEEQ, from the coding sequence ATGAGCGAACAAAAACAACTAGCTATTAATTTGCAAGATCCTGCCGAAGCTGTAATGCTACTTGGCATTTCGGATAAAAATGTTAAGCTTATTGAAGCAGAGCTAAAAGTTCAACTCATTACTAGAGGTGAACAAATCCAGATTATTGGTGAAGAAAAAAATGTTGAAGACGCTAGGCAGTTGATGATTCAACTATTGGCAGTAATCCGAAAAGGCATCAATATTAATCTGCGCGACGTATCATCTGCAATTGAGATGAGTTTGAATGGTACAATTGAATATTTTTCTAGTTTATATGATGAAGAAATTGCACGAAATACAAAAGGTAAAGCTATTAGAGCGAAAACAATAGGACAACGAGAGTATATTCAAGGAATCAGACATACTGATCTTACTTTTGGTATTGGACCTGCTGGTACTGGAAAAACGTATTTAGCAGTAGTAATGGCAACACAAGCACTTAAAAATGCGCATGTGAAAAAAATCATTTTAACACGTCCAGCAGTCGAGGCAGGAGAAAGCCTAGGTTTCCTACCCGGTGACTTAAAAGAAAAGGTAGACCCTTATTTACGACCGTTATATGATGCGTTGCATGATGTGTTGGGAACAGAACAGACAGATCGTCTGATGGAGCGAGGGACAATTGAAATTGCTCCTCTAGCTTATATGCGAGGTCGTACACTAGATGATGCTTTCGTTATTTTAGATGAAGCTCAAAATACAACAAAAGCTCAGATGAAAATGTTTTTAACACGTCTTGGATTTGGTTCTAAAATGGTAATCACTGGCGATAAAACTCAAATCGATCTACCGAAAGGTGCCGAATCTGGTTTAATCGTTACGGAAAAAATATTACAAAATGTTGCGGGAATTCATTTTCAATATTTAGAGCAAGGGGATGTAGTACGTCACCCTCTAGTTGCTAAAATTATACAAGCATATGAAGAACAATAA
- a CDS encoding HD family phosphohydrolase, with protein sequence MKKILIKWREWRNHKYLPFIVTIITAICLFFLLIGNVKESKYDFQLFQLSPDTIRAVKTMEDSVKTEEERKKTEQEVPVVYQFQDETAANQAAITKSIFDSVLHVKENANPEEDTTATLVGKLKKDMEELAENASYVPLNDDMLAILIKQNNIILDDSKTKLSEIVETSLSEPIRSENIAITKEKIGQQVNNAFIYSQDYKNVLVSIAKTSIVATEVVNESLTEERIEQAKASVEPTRILQGQILVQKGEIVDREVYRQLELLGMLTNKASYKPYLGVALFVGLTMWVLFGQTIVRKEKTLNNSKNLIVVAFSVILSVLMMNVIQTVAYNFDVIIVFLFPTAMVAMLVYLLVNERAAYISNFVSAAYAGIIFQEGYTNVFQMEASLYILFGGVAGIFALQRMHTNSQILRSSLIVSSINIVFIIFYLLMTKASYEFTDILFYIGAAMLSGVLSGAMTIGILPFFESFFGILSTMRLIELSNPNHPLLKKILTETPGTYHHSLMVANLAEAACEVVGANGLLARVGCYYHDIGKTNRPGFFIENQVNGYNPHDNLSPEASRDIIIAHAVDGAKILRKHKLPKEIIDVAAQHHGTSLLKFFYFKEKETNSNVKEEQYRYPGPKPQTKEIAIISVADSVEAAVRSMKEPNADKIQIMIQSIIKDKLLDGQFDECDLSLKEIKKMEESFCTTMNGTFHSRIEYPE encoded by the coding sequence ATGAAAAAAATCCTAATAAAGTGGAGAGAATGGAGAAATCATAAGTATCTCCCTTTCATCGTCACTATTATTACAGCCATATGCTTGTTCTTTTTATTAATCGGAAATGTAAAGGAAAGTAAGTATGATTTTCAGCTGTTCCAGCTTTCACCTGATACGATCAGAGCAGTTAAAACAATGGAAGACTCCGTTAAAACAGAGGAAGAACGTAAAAAAACGGAGCAGGAGGTTCCAGTTGTTTATCAATTTCAAGACGAAACCGCTGCTAATCAAGCGGCGATAACAAAGTCGATTTTTGATAGTGTCTTGCATGTAAAAGAAAATGCAAATCCAGAAGAAGATACAACAGCTACTCTAGTAGGCAAACTGAAAAAAGATATGGAAGAATTGGCAGAGAATGCGAGTTATGTACCTCTAAACGATGATATGTTAGCTATATTAATAAAACAAAATAATATCATTTTAGATGATTCAAAAACAAAGTTATCCGAAATTGTGGAGACAAGTTTAAGTGAACCAATTCGTTCGGAAAATATAGCCATTACAAAAGAGAAAATTGGTCAGCAAGTAAATAACGCTTTTATTTATTCGCAGGATTATAAAAATGTACTCGTTAGTATTGCAAAAACCTCCATTGTTGCAACTGAGGTAGTAAATGAGAGTCTAACAGAGGAACGGATAGAACAGGCTAAAGCAAGCGTTGAGCCAACTCGTATACTTCAGGGGCAAATACTTGTTCAAAAGGGTGAAATTGTTGATAGAGAGGTCTATCGCCAGCTTGAGTTGCTAGGAATGCTTACAAATAAGGCTTCATATAAGCCATATCTTGGGGTAGCTTTATTTGTCGGACTAACGATGTGGGTGTTATTCGGACAAACAATTGTAAGAAAAGAAAAAACTCTTAACAACTCCAAAAATTTAATCGTTGTTGCTTTTAGTGTCATTTTATCAGTACTTATGATGAATGTGATTCAGACTGTAGCGTATAATTTTGATGTAATTATAGTGTTTTTATTTCCTACAGCGATGGTTGCCATGCTTGTTTATTTATTGGTAAATGAACGTGCAGCTTATATTTCGAATTTTGTGTCTGCCGCATATGCTGGTATTATCTTTCAAGAAGGCTATACAAACGTATTTCAAATGGAAGCTTCGTTATACATATTATTTGGAGGGGTCGCGGGTATTTTTGCGTTGCAACGAATGCATACAAATTCCCAAATATTACGCTCTAGTCTAATCGTTTCTTCTATAAATATTGTGTTTATCATATTTTATTTATTGATGACGAAGGCTTCCTATGAATTTACAGATATATTATTTTATATTGGAGCAGCTATGCTGTCTGGGGTACTATCTGGTGCTATGACTATTGGAATACTACCATTCTTTGAATCTTTCTTTGGCATACTATCTACTATGAGACTCATTGAATTATCCAATCCTAACCATCCTTTGTTGAAGAAAATATTAACCGAGACACCCGGCACATATCACCACAGTTTAATGGTGGCAAATTTAGCGGAAGCTGCTTGTGAAGTAGTTGGTGCTAATGGATTACTCGCACGAGTTGGTTGTTATTATCATGATATAGGGAAAACAAATCGACCTGGATTTTTCATAGAAAATCAAGTAAATGGTTATAATCCACATGATAATTTGTCTCCAGAAGCAAGCAGAGATATTATTATTGCACATGCGGTGGATGGTGCGAAGATTTTGCGGAAACATAAATTACCGAAAGAAATCATAGATGTAGCGGCGCAGCATCATGGGACGAGTTTGTTGAAATTCTTTTATTTTAAAGAAAAAGAGACGAATAGTAATGTAAAAGAAGAGCAATACCGTTACCCAGGTCCAAAACCGCAAACAAAAGAAATCGCGATTATTTCTGTAGCTGATAGTGTAGAGGCGGCTGTTCGCTCGATGAAAGAGCCAAATGCTGATAAAATTCAAATAATGATACAGTCTATTATTAAAGATAAACTATTAGATGGCCAATTCGATGAATGCGATCTATCTTTAAAGGAAATAAAGAAAATGGAAGAAAGTTTTTGTACAACGATGAATGGAACATTCCACTCGCGGATTGAATATCCCGAATAA
- the ybeY gene encoding rRNA maturation RNase YbeY — MLELDLMDETNSVPEETIALVGKVLQSAGEQLSVKEGSEVSVTFVSNDAIQEINKTYRNKDVPTDVISFAMEEMGEGEIEILDADIPSMLGDIIISVQRATEQAEAYAHSFERELCFLAVHGFLHLLGYDHRTEKQEKEMFGLQESILQAFGLKREGHELS, encoded by the coding sequence ATGCTAGAACTAGATTTAATGGATGAGACAAACTCTGTACCCGAGGAGACCATAGCTCTTGTAGGAAAAGTATTGCAGTCAGCTGGAGAACAGCTTTCAGTTAAAGAAGGCAGTGAGGTTAGTGTGACATTTGTGTCAAATGATGCTATCCAAGAGATTAATAAAACATATCGCAACAAGGATGTTCCAACCGATGTTATCTCCTTTGCTATGGAGGAAATGGGTGAGGGAGAAATAGAAATTTTGGACGCTGATATTCCGAGTATGTTAGGAGATATTATCATTTCTGTACAGCGTGCAACGGAGCAAGCAGAGGCTTATGCACATTCTTTTGAACGAGAGTTATGCTTTTTAGCGGTTCACGGATTCTTACATTTATTGGGTTATGATCATAGGACGGAAAAGCAAGAAAAAGAAATGTTTGGCTTACAAGAATCTATTCTACAGGCTTTTGGGTTAAAACGTGAAGGCCATGAACTTTCGTAA
- a CDS encoding diacylglycerol kinase family protein — MNFRKFFRSFKYAANGIYQAVKSEQNFRFHVFSAIVVAIVAWMTGLSRIEWIIIVVSIFGMFMIELVNASIERVVDLVTPELHPLAKQAKDLAAGACLVYAICTVIVGLIIFIPKWSGIIL, encoded by the coding sequence ATGAACTTTCGTAAATTTTTTCGTTCGTTTAAATATGCCGCAAATGGAATTTATCAAGCAGTAAAAAGTGAACAAAATTTTCGGTTTCATGTATTTTCTGCAATAGTTGTTGCGATAGTCGCATGGATGACAGGTTTATCGCGAATAGAGTGGATAATCATTGTTGTATCGATTTTTGGTATGTTCATGATAGAATTAGTAAATGCGTCCATAGAACGTGTCGTCGATTTGGTGACGCCGGAATTACACCCATTAGCTAAACAAGCAAAAGACTTAGCAGCTGGAGCATGCTTAGTATATGCTATTTGTACGGTAATTGTTGGTTTAATCATATTTATCCCGAAATGGTCGGGTATCATATTATAG
- a CDS encoding cytidine deaminase: protein MLLEASKTAREKAYVPYSKFPVGAALLTKDGEVIHGCNIENASFGLTNCAERTAIFKAVSEGKKEFAAIAISGDTEGPISPCGACRQVLAEFCDKDMPVYLTNLKGNVLETTVAELLPGAFTTEDLDYAAKQ from the coding sequence ATGTTATTAGAAGCATCCAAAACTGCAAGAGAGAAAGCGTATGTTCCCTATTCGAAATTCCCAGTGGGGGCAGCACTTTTAACAAAAGATGGAGAAGTAATTCATGGCTGTAATATTGAAAATGCATCATTTGGATTAACAAACTGTGCAGAGCGCACTGCAATCTTTAAGGCAGTGTCGGAAGGGAAAAAAGAGTTCGCTGCTATTGCTATTTCAGGCGATACAGAAGGACCCATTTCTCCATGTGGAGCATGCAGACAAGTCTTAGCTGAATTTTGTGATAAAGATATGCCTGTTTACTTAACAAACTTAAAGGGAAATGTATTGGAAACAACGGTTGCAGAATTATTACCTGGAGCCTTTACAACGGAGGATTTAGATTATGCTGCAAAACAATGA
- the era gene encoding GTPase Era codes for MLQNNENYKSGFISIIGRPNVGKSTFLNRVIGQKIAIMSDKPQTTRNKVQGVLTLENSQMIFIDTPGIHIPKHKLGDFMLKVAKNTLREVDVIMFMVNAVEPRGKIDEYIMEMLEKNETPVFLVINKIDQVHPEKLVDIIESYTKKYDFAEILPISALQGNNVDKLLETIQSYLPQGPQYYPADQVTDHPERFIISELIREKVLHLTREEIPHSIAVVIDKIKKEEDTEKDMIRVSATIVVERDSQKGIVIGKKGALLKEVGTRARKDIEMLLGTNVYLELWVKVQKDWRNKSAHLKDYGFRDDEY; via the coding sequence ATGCTGCAAAACAATGAGAATTATAAATCAGGATTTATATCGATAATAGGTAGACCAAATGTAGGGAAATCTACATTTTTAAATCGTGTAATTGGGCAAAAAATTGCTATTATGAGTGATAAGCCTCAAACAACTCGGAACAAAGTACAAGGCGTGCTAACTTTAGAAAACAGTCAAATGATTTTCATCGACACACCCGGGATTCATATTCCAAAACATAAGCTAGGCGACTTTATGCTTAAGGTTGCTAAAAACACGCTTCGTGAAGTAGATGTAATTATGTTTATGGTAAACGCAGTTGAACCAAGAGGGAAAATTGATGAGTATATTATGGAAATGCTAGAAAAAAATGAAACACCAGTATTTCTTGTGATCAATAAAATTGACCAGGTTCATCCTGAAAAATTAGTTGATATTATTGAATCCTATACAAAAAAATATGACTTCGCGGAAATTCTTCCAATTTCTGCTCTACAAGGTAATAACGTTGATAAACTACTTGAAACAATTCAATCGTATTTACCACAAGGACCACAATACTATCCTGCCGATCAAGTAACGGATCACCCAGAGCGATTTATTATTTCGGAGCTAATTCGTGAAAAAGTTTTACATTTAACAAGAGAAGAAATTCCACATTCAATTGCTGTTGTAATTGATAAAATTAAAAAAGAAGAAGATACGGAAAAAGATATGATTCGTGTTTCTGCAACGATTGTAGTAGAAAGAGATTCTCAAAAAGGAATTGTCATTGGTAAAAAAGGTGCCTTACTTAAAGAAGTTGGGACAAGAGCGCGTAAAGACATCGAAATGCTTTTAGGAACAAATGTGTACTTAGAGCTTTGGGTAAAGGTACAAAAAGATTGGCGTAATAAATCAGCCCATTTGAAGGATTATGGTTTTAGAGACGACGAGTACTAA
- the recO gene encoding DNA repair protein RecO, with the protein MLQKVEGIVLRASSYGESNKIVTIFSRELGKRAAMARGAKKPTSRLASISQPFTYGYFLIQQGRGMGTLQQGEIIDSMRSIREDIFATAYASFIMELVDKLIDDESPKPQLFEILQQALHAISEEYDPEAISLFVEWKLLPTAGIYPTLHQCTNCGATDGEFAFSFSQIGFLCHRCFSIDPYIIRLSPSQVKLIRTFYTVPIDQVGKLTLKKETKGFIKKIVRTIYSEQVGIRLKSQNFLDQMEKTPEFFTPRKEDPSPEEE; encoded by the coding sequence TTGCTACAAAAAGTAGAGGGTATTGTCTTACGAGCTTCTTCTTATGGCGAATCCAATAAAATCGTTACCATTTTTTCACGTGAATTGGGGAAGCGAGCAGCTATGGCTCGAGGGGCAAAAAAACCAACGAGTCGATTAGCTTCCATTTCTCAGCCCTTTACTTACGGCTATTTTTTGATTCAGCAGGGAAGAGGAATGGGGACTTTACAGCAAGGTGAAATTATTGACTCCATGCGATCTATTCGAGAAGATATTTTTGCTACAGCATATGCAAGTTTTATAATGGAATTAGTAGATAAGTTAATCGATGATGAATCGCCGAAGCCGCAGTTATTTGAAATCTTGCAGCAGGCGTTACATGCGATTTCAGAGGAATATGATCCAGAGGCAATTAGTTTGTTTGTGGAATGGAAGCTTCTCCCGACCGCAGGTATTTATCCAACTCTTCACCAATGTACCAATTGCGGCGCAACAGATGGAGAATTTGCTTTTTCCTTTTCTCAAATTGGATTTCTGTGCCACCGATGTTTTTCAATTGACCCATATATTATAAGACTTTCCCCATCTCAAGTGAAACTTATCCGAACCTTTTATACAGTTCCTATAGATCAAGTAGGTAAGCTGACTCTAAAAAAAGAAACAAAGGGCTTTATCAAAAAGATTGTTCGAACTATTTATAGTGAACAAGTCGGAATACGATTAAAGTCACAAAATTTTTTAGATCAAATGGAAAAAACCCCAGAATTTTTTACACCACGAAAAGAAGATCCAAGTCCTGAAGAAGAATAA